Genomic segment of Candidatus Chlorohelix allophototropha:
AAAATTCTCAATAGCTGCCTCAGCCTGTGAAGCATAATTACTTTCTGTAGCGTCTAACCATATAATTGCCGGGTCGCGTCTGAACCAAGTATGTTGCTGGCGTATATAGCGATGGGTGGCAAAGCGCATGCGGTTTTTTGCCTCATCAAGACTCATTTCGCCGCGCAGATAAGCCCCTACCTGCCCGTAACCAAGCCCGGTCATAGCGGGTGATGAGGGGGCGTAACCTGTTTCCAGCAAGCGTCTGGTTTCTTCGACCAACCCGCGTCTGAACATCTCTTCGATGCGTTCATCGGCGCGTTGGTATAAGGCTTCTCGTTCCAGTGTCAAGCCAAGTTTCAAAATCCGGTAGGACGCACCACGCTTACCGTGTACCTCAGAAAATTTGCGTCCGGTACTGCGGTAAACTTCCAGCGCGCGAATGATACGCCTGGCGTTATTGGGAATGATATGAGCGCAAGCTTCAGGGTCTAGCTGTTGCAACTCGAGGAAAAGAGCCTCAGCACCATGTTCGGCAACTTCTTCTTCCAGTTTGCGTCGGTACTCGAGGTCGGGCGCTACGTGAGGTACTTCCCAGCCCTCACACATTGCATTGATATAGAGCATCGTACCGCCTACTAGAAAGG
This window contains:
- the miaA gene encoding tRNA (adenosine(37)-N6)-dimethylallyltransferase MiaA: MEQTPLKPLIVLTGATAVGKSTLAVILAEKFCGEIVSADSRQVYTGMDIATAKPSPEDLRRVPHHLIDIVPPDSEFTLPDFQRLASSAIEDIQQRGNLPFLVGGTMLYINAMCEGWEVPHVAPDLEYRRKLEEEVAEHGAEALFLELQQLDPEACAHIIPNNARRIIRALEVYRSTGRKFSEVHGKRGASYRILKLGLTLEREALYQRADERIEEMFRRGLVEETRRLLETGYAPSSPAMTGLGYGQVGAYLRGEMSLDEAKNRMRFATHRYIRQQHTWFRRDPAIIWLDATESNYASQAEAAIENFLREWNFLSGSNVL